The Mycolicibacterium hassiacum DSM 44199 genome includes a window with the following:
- the trxA gene encoding thioredoxin produces the protein MTTRDITADQFNDLISENEIVLVDFWASWCAPCRAFAPTFAASAEKHPDVVHAKVDTEAEQELAAAADIRSIPTLMAFKKGYLVYNQAGALPPAALDELVQKIKEFDIDAAIAAQEAEEAEQA, from the coding sequence GTGACTACACGAGACATCACCGCCGATCAGTTCAACGACCTCATCTCGGAGAACGAGATCGTGCTGGTGGACTTCTGGGCGTCCTGGTGTGCGCCCTGCCGCGCGTTCGCGCCGACCTTCGCCGCGTCGGCCGAGAAGCACCCCGACGTGGTGCATGCCAAGGTCGACACCGAGGCCGAGCAGGAGCTCGCCGCGGCGGCCGACATCCGCTCGATTCCGACGCTGATGGCGTTCAAGAAGGGCTACCTGGTCTACAACCAGGCCGGTGCCCTGCCGCCGGCCGCGCTGGACGAGCTGGTGCAGAAGATCAAGGAGTTCGACATCGACGCCGCTATCGCGGCGCAGGAGGCCGAAGAGGCCGAACAGGCCTGA
- a CDS encoding excinuclease ABC subunit UvrA, translating to MPHRRRPPTHIEVRGARVNNLKDLDLDIPLGSFVALTGVSGSGKSSLAMGVLYAEGSRRYLAGLPTYTRRRITQAVAPDVDSIGYLPAALSLRQRPPMPGPRSTVGTMTEVNAVLRLTMSRLGTHPCPNGHPVPPGLQAWATEQLTCPTCGARAPLPSAESFAFNTRGACPACQGLGVIQELDEDRLIVDADLSIRDGAVGPWRMLGRSHMPLVAAELGVRIDVPWRELTDPERRMVIDGPGHPVTKHIVIQSGTGRPFPLNARYESARESVQKMAGNETAPGRSGADRYLRTRSCPDCGGSRLAPAARASRLAGRGLAEICALPLGELPAFAKAVVDEAVSIDPALEPTAARLTAELHKAVEPLLALGLSYLSADRAGDTLSTGERQRIQLQSTAMRRTTGMLYVLDEPSIGLHPAAVAGLIEILDNLVADGNSIVVVDHDVQILRAADQLIELGPEAGAGGGRLVAQGTPADVAATAGTRIGGYLDGTAALVVRERRRPEPDAGELVVEVSNLFNLTEVEAHFPRNRMTAVTGVSGAGKTALVLDSLVPALRAGLDGEPLPAHVRTVDAAGIDRIVVVDATPIGANDRSTPATYSTAFDDIRSLFAATDTARERGWNKGRFSYNTPAGRCATCEGLGELELDLQYLPDLPVTCPDCHGDRYNPQTLEVTIAGASIADVLRMTVADARTWCAGLAAEADTALLRRLQRTLAALDDVGLGYLTLGEPTPALSGGEAQRLRLAAELRRRHDTALFVFDEPTIGLHPRDVATLVGVLDRLIAQGATVIVIEHDLDLIANCDWIIDMGPGGGTEGGRVIATGTVDEICADPDSVIGPWLRRHLAGE from the coding sequence ATGCCCCATCGCCGCCGACCGCCCACCCACATCGAGGTGCGCGGTGCCCGGGTGAACAACCTCAAGGACCTCGACCTCGACATCCCGCTGGGCAGCTTCGTCGCGCTCACCGGGGTGTCCGGGTCGGGCAAGTCCTCGCTGGCGATGGGCGTGCTGTATGCCGAGGGCTCGCGCCGCTACCTCGCTGGGCTGCCCACCTACACCCGCCGGCGCATCACCCAGGCCGTCGCCCCCGACGTCGACTCGATCGGCTACCTGCCCGCGGCGCTGTCGCTGCGCCAGCGCCCGCCGATGCCCGGACCGCGCTCCACGGTCGGCACGATGACCGAGGTCAACGCGGTACTGCGGCTGACCATGAGCCGGTTGGGCACCCACCCGTGCCCGAACGGGCATCCGGTGCCGCCCGGCCTGCAGGCCTGGGCCACCGAACAGCTCACCTGCCCGACCTGCGGCGCCCGCGCCCCGCTGCCGTCGGCCGAGTCGTTCGCGTTCAACACCCGGGGCGCCTGCCCGGCCTGCCAGGGGCTCGGCGTCATCCAGGAACTCGACGAGGACCGGCTCATCGTCGACGCGGATCTCAGCATCCGGGACGGGGCGGTCGGACCGTGGCGCATGCTCGGCCGCTCACACATGCCGCTGGTCGCGGCCGAACTTGGCGTTCGCATCGATGTGCCCTGGCGCGAGCTGACCGACCCGGAGCGCCGGATGGTCATCGACGGCCCCGGCCACCCGGTCACCAAGCACATCGTCATCCAGTCCGGCACCGGCCGGCCCTTCCCGCTCAACGCCCGCTACGAGTCCGCCCGCGAATCGGTGCAGAAGATGGCCGGCAACGAGACCGCCCCCGGCCGCAGCGGCGCCGACCGCTACCTGCGCACCCGCAGCTGCCCGGACTGCGGCGGCAGCCGGCTCGCACCCGCCGCCCGCGCCTCCCGGCTCGCCGGGCGCGGCCTGGCCGAGATCTGCGCACTGCCGCTCGGCGAACTCCCGGCGTTCGCCAAAGCCGTTGTCGACGAGGCGGTGTCGATCGATCCCGCACTCGAACCCACCGCCGCGCGGCTCACCGCAGAACTGCACAAGGCCGTCGAACCCCTGCTTGCGCTCGGGCTTTCCTACCTGTCCGCCGACCGCGCCGGCGACACCCTGTCCACCGGGGAACGCCAGCGCATCCAGCTGCAGTCCACCGCCATGCGCCGCACCACCGGCATGCTCTACGTCCTCGACGAGCCGTCCATCGGGCTGCACCCGGCCGCGGTCGCCGGGCTGATCGAGATCCTCGACAACCTCGTCGCCGACGGGAACTCCATCGTCGTCGTCGACCACGACGTGCAGATCCTGCGCGCCGCCGACCAGCTCATCGAGCTCGGCCCCGAGGCCGGCGCCGGGGGCGGACGGCTCGTCGCCCAGGGCACCCCGGCCGATGTCGCCGCCACCGCGGGCACCCGCATCGGCGGCTACCTCGACGGCACCGCCGCACTCGTCGTCCGGGAACGCCGCCGGCCCGAGCCCGACGCCGGCGAGCTCGTCGTGGAGGTGTCGAACCTGTTCAACCTCACCGAGGTCGAGGCCCACTTTCCGCGCAACCGGATGACCGCCGTCACCGGCGTCTCGGGCGCCGGCAAGACCGCGCTCGTGCTCGACTCGCTCGTCCCCGCGCTGCGCGCCGGGCTCGACGGCGAACCGCTGCCCGCGCACGTCCGCACCGTCGACGCGGCCGGCATCGACCGCATCGTCGTCGTCGACGCCACCCCGATCGGCGCCAACGACCGCTCCACCCCGGCCACCTACTCGACCGCCTTCGACGACATCCGATCCCTGTTCGCCGCCACCGACACCGCCCGCGAACGCGGCTGGAACAAGGGCCGGTTCTCCTACAACACCCCGGCCGGGCGGTGTGCGACCTGTGAGGGGCTCGGCGAGCTCGAACTGGACCTGCAGTACCTGCCCGACCTGCCGGTCACCTGCCCGGACTGCCACGGCGACCGCTACAACCCGCAGACCCTCGAGGTCACCATCGCCGGCGCATCGATCGCCGACGTGCTGCGCATGACCGTCGCCGACGCCCGCACCTGGTGTGCGGGGCTCGCCGCCGAAGCCGACACCGCCCTCCTGCGCCGGCTGCAGCGCACGCTGGCCGCCCTCGACGACGTCGGCCTGGGCTATCTCACCCTCGGCGAGCCCACCCCGGCGTTGTCCGGCGGGGAGGCGCAGCGGCTGCGGCTGGCCGCCGAGCTGCGCCGTCGCCACGACACCGCCCTGTTCGTGTTCGACGAGCCCACCATCGGCCTGCACCCGCGCGACGTCGCCACCCTGGTCGGCGTGCTCGACCGGCTGATCGCCCAGGGCGCGACGGTGATCGTGATCGAGCACGATCTCGACCTCATCGCCAACTGCGACTGGATCATCGACATGGGCCCCGGCGGCGGCACCGAGGGCGGGCGGGTCATCGCCACCGGCACCGTCGACGAGATCTGCGCCGACCCCGACAGCGTGATCGGGCCGTGGCTGCGGCGGCACCTGGCGGGGGAGTGA
- a CDS encoding TetR/AcrR family transcriptional regulator, with product MPRVTDDHLAARRRQILDGARRCFAQYGYEKATVRRLEQTIGLSRGAIFHHFRDKDTLFFELAREDAERMADVAAREGLVQVMRDMLAAPEQFDWLATRLEIARKLRNDPEFRRGWAERSKELAEATEQRLRMQKQAGRLRDDVPSAVLQTYLDLVLDGLVARLASGDDPERLAAVLDLVEDSVRQR from the coding sequence GTGCCCCGGGTCACCGACGACCATCTGGCGGCGCGTCGTCGGCAGATTCTCGACGGCGCCCGCCGGTGCTTCGCACAGTACGGGTACGAGAAGGCGACCGTGCGGCGGCTCGAGCAGACGATCGGGCTGTCGCGCGGCGCCATCTTCCACCATTTCCGCGACAAGGACACGCTGTTCTTCGAGCTGGCCCGGGAGGACGCCGAGCGGATGGCCGATGTCGCCGCCCGCGAGGGGCTGGTGCAGGTGATGCGCGACATGCTCGCCGCGCCGGAGCAGTTCGACTGGCTGGCCACCCGGTTGGAGATCGCGCGCAAGCTGCGCAACGACCCGGAGTTCCGGCGCGGCTGGGCGGAACGGTCGAAGGAACTGGCCGAGGCCACCGAACAGCGGTTGCGGATGCAGAAGCAGGCGGGCCGGCTGCGCGACGACGTGCCCAGCGCGGTGCTGCAGACCTACCTCGACCTGGTGCTCGACGGCCTGGTGGCGCGGCTGGCGTCCGGTGACGACCCGGAGCGGCTGGCCGCGGTGCTGGATCTGGTCGAGGATTCGGTCCGCCAGCGTTGA
- a CDS encoding aconitate hydratase has protein sequence MSSVNSFGSRSTLTVGSQSYEIYRLDAVPGTEKLPYSLKVLAENLLRTEDGANVTKEHIEAIANWDPTAEPSVEIQFTPARVVMQDFTGVPCVVDLATMREAVAALGGDPEKVNPLAPAELVIDHSVILDFFGRPDAFERNVELEYQRNGERYQFLRWGQTAFKDFKVVPPGTGIVHQVNIEYLARVTMVRDGVAYPDTCVGTDSHTTMVNGLGVLGWGVGGIEAEAAMLGQPVSMLIPRVVGFKLTREIRPGVTATDVVLTVTEMLRKHGVVGKFVEFYGEGVAQVPLANRATLGNMSPEFGSTAAIFPIDAETINYLRLTGRSEEQIALVEAYAKEQGLWHDPAHEPAYSEYIELDLSTVVPSIAGPKRPQDRIALADAKTAFRKDIHNYVEKPVENPVPHTQLDEAVEESFPASDPAALSFADDGAVDVRPSAANGAQGRPSNPVLVKSAERGEFVLDHGAVVVAGITSCTNTSNPEVMLGAALLAKKAVEKGLSTKPWVKTNMAPGSQVVSDYYTKAGLWPYLEKLGYYLGGYGCTTCIGNTGPLPEEISKAINDNDLSVVAVLSGNRNFEGRISPDVKMNYLASPPLVIAYGIAGTMDFDFENDPLGKDPQGNDVFLRDIWPSQEEIAEVINSSITREMFAESYADVFKGDERWQNLPTPSGSTFSWDPKSTYVRKAPYFDGMPAEPEPVTDIKGARVLALLGDSVTTDHISPAGSIKRGTPAAQYLEANGVEPKDFNSLGSRRGNHEVMIRGTFANIRLRNLLLDNVSGGYTRDFTQEGGPQAFIYDAAENYKKAGIPLVVIGGKEYGSGSSRDWAAKGTRLLGVRAVIAESFERIHRSNLIGMGVIPLQFPAGESAASLKLDGTEVYDITGIEELNKGVTPRTVHVTATKADGSKVEFDAVVRIDTPGEADYYRNGGILQYVLRNMLKASK, from the coding sequence GTGAGCAGCGTTAATTCCTTCGGATCCCGCAGCACTCTGACGGTCGGGAGCCAAAGCTACGAGATTTACCGCCTCGACGCGGTGCCGGGTACCGAGAAACTTCCCTACAGCCTGAAGGTGCTGGCCGAGAACCTGCTGCGCACCGAGGACGGCGCCAACGTCACCAAGGAGCACATCGAGGCCATCGCCAACTGGGATCCCACCGCCGAGCCGAGCGTGGAGATCCAGTTCACCCCGGCCCGCGTGGTCATGCAGGACTTCACCGGCGTGCCGTGCGTGGTCGACCTGGCCACCATGCGCGAGGCGGTCGCCGCGCTGGGCGGCGACCCGGAGAAGGTCAACCCGCTGGCCCCGGCCGAGCTGGTCATCGACCACTCGGTGATCCTGGACTTCTTCGGCCGGCCCGACGCCTTCGAGCGCAACGTGGAGCTGGAGTACCAGCGCAACGGGGAGCGCTACCAGTTCCTGCGCTGGGGGCAGACCGCGTTCAAGGACTTCAAGGTCGTCCCGCCGGGCACCGGCATCGTGCACCAGGTCAACATCGAGTACCTGGCCCGGGTGACCATGGTCCGCGACGGGGTGGCGTATCCGGACACCTGCGTGGGCACCGACTCGCACACCACCATGGTCAACGGCCTGGGCGTGCTGGGCTGGGGTGTGGGCGGCATCGAGGCCGAGGCCGCCATGCTCGGCCAGCCGGTGTCGATGCTGATCCCGCGGGTGGTCGGCTTCAAGCTGACCCGTGAGATCCGGCCCGGGGTGACCGCCACCGACGTGGTACTGACCGTGACCGAGATGCTGCGCAAGCACGGCGTGGTGGGCAAGTTCGTCGAGTTCTACGGCGAGGGCGTGGCCCAGGTGCCGCTGGCCAACCGCGCCACGCTGGGCAACATGAGCCCCGAATTCGGCTCCACCGCGGCGATCTTCCCGATCGATGCGGAGACCATCAACTACCTGCGGCTGACCGGCCGCTCCGAGGAGCAGATCGCGCTGGTCGAGGCGTACGCCAAGGAGCAGGGCCTGTGGCACGACCCGGCCCACGAGCCGGCCTACTCGGAGTACATCGAGCTGGACCTGTCCACGGTGGTGCCGTCGATCGCCGGCCCGAAGCGGCCGCAGGACCGCATCGCGCTGGCCGACGCGAAGACCGCGTTCCGCAAGGACATCCACAACTACGTGGAAAAGCCAGTGGAGAATCCTGTTCCGCACACCCAGCTCGACGAGGCGGTCGAGGAGAGCTTCCCGGCCAGCGATCCGGCGGCGCTGTCGTTCGCCGACGACGGCGCGGTCGACGTGCGCCCGTCGGCGGCCAACGGTGCCCAGGGCCGGCCGAGCAACCCGGTGCTGGTGAAGTCCGCCGAACGCGGTGAGTTCGTCCTGGACCACGGCGCGGTCGTGGTCGCGGGCATCACCTCGTGCACCAACACCTCCAACCCGGAGGTGATGCTCGGTGCGGCGCTGCTGGCCAAGAAGGCCGTGGAGAAGGGCCTGTCCACCAAGCCCTGGGTGAAGACCAACATGGCGCCGGGCTCGCAGGTGGTCAGCGACTACTACACCAAGGCCGGGCTGTGGCCGTACCTGGAGAAGCTGGGCTACTACCTGGGCGGCTACGGCTGCACCACCTGCATCGGCAACACCGGGCCGCTGCCGGAGGAGATCAGCAAGGCCATCAACGACAATGACCTGTCGGTGGTGGCGGTGCTGTCGGGCAACCGCAACTTCGAGGGCCGCATCTCCCCCGACGTGAAGATGAACTACCTGGCGTCGCCGCCGCTGGTTATCGCCTACGGCATCGCCGGCACCATGGACTTCGACTTCGAGAACGACCCGCTGGGCAAGGATCCGCAGGGCAACGACGTGTTCCTGCGCGACATCTGGCCCAGCCAGGAGGAGATCGCCGAGGTGATCAACTCCTCGATCACCCGGGAGATGTTCGCCGAGTCCTACGCCGACGTGTTCAAGGGCGACGAGCGCTGGCAGAACCTGCCCACCCCGTCCGGCAGCACGTTCTCCTGGGATCCGAAGTCGACGTATGTGCGCAAGGCGCCGTACTTCGACGGCATGCCTGCCGAGCCGGAGCCGGTGACCGACATCAAGGGCGCGAGAGTGCTTGCACTGCTGGGTGACTCGGTGACCACCGACCACATCAGCCCGGCCGGCTCGATCAAGCGGGGCACCCCGGCCGCGCAGTACCTCGAGGCCAACGGGGTGGAGCCGAAGGACTTCAACTCGCTGGGGTCGCGGCGCGGCAACCACGAGGTGATGATCCGCGGCACCTTCGCCAACATCCGGCTGCGCAACCTGCTGCTGGACAACGTCTCGGGCGGCTACACCCGCGACTTCACCCAGGAGGGCGGGCCGCAGGCGTTCATCTACGACGCGGCGGAGAACTACAAGAAGGCCGGCATCCCGCTGGTGGTCATCGGCGGCAAGGAGTACGGCTCCGGGTCGTCGCGGGACTGGGCGGCCAAGGGCACCCGCCTGCTCGGGGTGCGGGCGGTGATCGCCGAGTCCTTCGAGCGCATCCACCGGTCGAACCTGATCGGCATGGGCGTGATCCCGCTGCAGTTCCCGGCCGGCGAGTCGGCGGCGTCGCTGAAGCTGGACGGCACCGAGGTCTACGACATCACCGGGATCGAGGAGCTGAACAAGGGCGTCACCCCGCGCACCGTGCACGTCACCGCCACCAAGGCCGACGGGTCGAAGGTGGAGTTCGACGCGGTGGTGCGCATCGACACCCCCGGCGAGGCGGACTACTACCGCAACGGCGGCATCCTGCAGTACGTGCTGCGCAACATGCTGAAGGCGTCGAAGTAG
- a CDS encoding Rv1476 family membrane protein — MTGPIEFASVPTWIPVEVCTAVGQEPTPEAVDTCLQMVIADVADDGVAAPPGEDVAGLAEVVSEAAEQGIDLKVVVVDRNPPIDPPLRDIATQVGKAYPGSTVLVLSPHESGTYSTVYDRVTLEAGQDVAEGRPAVQATKNFVSELTTPHFPWTTFTIVVVLFVAVAVVATRVLQNKARETVPEPNPGEAG, encoded by the coding sequence GTGACCGGACCGATCGAATTCGCGTCTGTCCCCACCTGGATCCCGGTGGAGGTCTGCACCGCGGTGGGGCAGGAGCCGACTCCCGAGGCCGTCGACACCTGTCTGCAGATGGTGATCGCCGACGTGGCCGACGACGGGGTCGCCGCCCCACCGGGGGAGGACGTCGCCGGCCTGGCCGAGGTGGTCTCCGAGGCGGCCGAGCAGGGCATCGACCTGAAGGTGGTCGTGGTCGACCGCAACCCGCCGATCGACCCGCCGCTGCGCGACATCGCCACCCAGGTCGGCAAGGCCTACCCGGGATCCACCGTGCTGGTGCTGAGCCCGCACGAGTCCGGCACCTACAGCACCGTCTACGACCGGGTGACCCTGGAGGCCGGCCAGGACGTCGCCGAGGGCCGTCCCGCGGTGCAGGCCACGAAGAATTTCGTCAGTGAGTTGACCACCCCGCATTTCCCGTGGACGACATTCACGATCGTCGTCGTCCTGTTCGTTGCTGTGGCGGTTGTGGCAACGCGCGTGTTGCAGAACAAGGCGCGCGAAACGGTGCCGGAACCAAACCCCGGCGAGGCGGGCTGA
- a CDS encoding helix-turn-helix domain-containing protein — MKDNEKSREELLNELRAAYESGASIRTLVASTGRSYGSIHSMLRESGTTMRSRGGPNHRGRRRTAS; from the coding sequence ATGAAGGACAACGAGAAGTCCCGCGAGGAACTGCTCAACGAACTGCGCGCCGCATACGAAAGCGGTGCCAGCATCCGCACGCTGGTGGCGAGCACCGGCCGATCGTACGGCTCGATTCACAGCATGCTGCGCGAGTCGGGCACGACGATGCGCAGCCGCGGCGGACCGAATCACCGGGGCCGCCGCCGCACCGCGAGCTGA
- a CDS encoding enoyl-CoA hydratase → MERSEYVLVDRPRPHIALVTLNRPERMNSMAFDVMVPLKRVLDELTYDNSVRAVVLTGAGRGFSSGADHKSAGTVPHVDGLTRPSYALRSMEVLDDVILALRKMHQPVIAAVNGAAIGGGLCLALACDIRIAAESAYFRAAGINNGLTASELGLSYLLPRAVGTSRAFEIMLTGRDVDSAEAERIGLVSRTVADEQLLETCYDIGERIAAFSRPGVELTKRTLWSGLDAGSLEAHMQAEGLGQLFIRLLTNNFEEAVAARREKRPPVFTDDK, encoded by the coding sequence GTGGAACGAAGCGAATACGTCCTTGTCGATCGTCCGCGGCCGCACATCGCGCTGGTCACCCTGAACCGGCCCGAGCGGATGAACTCCATGGCGTTCGACGTCATGGTGCCGCTCAAGCGTGTCCTCGACGAGCTCACCTACGACAACTCGGTGCGCGCGGTGGTACTCACCGGGGCCGGTCGGGGGTTCTCCTCCGGGGCGGACCACAAGTCCGCCGGCACGGTGCCGCACGTGGACGGGCTCACCCGCCCGAGCTACGCGCTGCGCTCGATGGAGGTGCTCGACGACGTCATCCTCGCGCTGCGCAAGATGCACCAGCCGGTGATCGCCGCAGTCAACGGCGCGGCCATCGGCGGCGGGCTGTGCCTGGCGCTGGCCTGCGACATCCGCATCGCCGCCGAGAGCGCGTACTTCCGCGCCGCCGGCATCAACAATGGGCTGACCGCCAGCGAGCTCGGGCTGAGCTACCTGCTGCCGCGTGCGGTGGGCACCTCCCGGGCCTTCGAGATCATGCTCACCGGCCGCGACGTCGACTCGGCCGAGGCCGAGCGGATCGGCCTGGTCTCCCGCACCGTGGCCGACGAGCAGCTGCTGGAGACCTGCTACGACATCGGCGAACGCATCGCCGCGTTCTCCCGGCCCGGCGTGGAGCTCACCAAGCGCACGCTGTGGAGCGGGCTCGACGCCGGCTCGCTGGAGGCCCACATGCAGGCCGAGGGCCTCGGGCAGCTGTTCATCCGCCTGCTGACGAACAATTTCGAGGAGGCCGTCGCGGCCCGCCGGGAGAAGCGCCCGCCGGTGTTCACCGACGACAAGTAG
- a CDS encoding ABC-F family ATP-binding cassette domain-containing protein, translating into MITATDLEVRAGARTLLSTNGTALRVQPGDRIGLVGRNGAGKTTTMRILAGEGEPYAGTITRSGEIGYLPQDPREGNLDVLARDRVLSARGLDTLLAEMEKQQALMAEVVDDAERDRAVRRYGQLEERFSALGGYAAEAEAGRICSSLGLPDRVLSQPLRTLSGGQRRRVELARILFAASEAGSNVTLLLDEPTNHLDADSIVWLRDFLQNHAGGLIVISHDVELLAAVVNRVWFLDAVRAEVDVYNMGWQRYLDARATDEQRRRRERANAERKAAALRAQAAKLGAKATKAVAAQNMLRRAERMLAALDDEPVADKVARIKFPTPAPCGKVPLVAKGLTKNYGSLEVFSGVDLAIDRGSRVVVLGLNGAGKTTLLRLLAGVEKPDAGIVEPGHGLRIGYFAQEHDTLDAEATVWENIRHAAPDTAEQELRGLLGAFMFSGPQLDQPAGTLSGGEKTRLALAGLVASAANVLLLDEPTNNLDPASREQVLDALRSYEGAVVLVTHDPGAAEALRPERVVLLPDGTEDFWSDEYREIIELA; encoded by the coding sequence GTGATCACCGCAACGGACCTGGAGGTCCGCGCCGGAGCGCGCACGCTGCTCTCCACCAACGGCACCGCGCTGCGGGTGCAGCCCGGCGACCGGATCGGGCTGGTCGGCCGCAACGGCGCCGGCAAGACCACCACCATGCGGATCCTGGCCGGCGAAGGCGAACCCTACGCGGGCACAATCACCCGCAGCGGTGAAATCGGTTATCTGCCACAGGATCCCAGAGAAGGCAACCTCGACGTGCTGGCCCGCGACCGGGTGCTGTCGGCGCGCGGGCTGGACACCCTGCTGGCCGAGATGGAAAAGCAGCAGGCGCTGATGGCCGAGGTGGTCGACGACGCCGAACGCGACCGCGCGGTGCGCCGCTACGGCCAGCTCGAGGAACGCTTCTCCGCGCTCGGCGGGTACGCCGCCGAGGCCGAGGCGGGCCGCATCTGCTCCAGCCTCGGCCTCCCGGACCGGGTGCTCTCCCAGCCGCTGCGCACCCTCTCCGGCGGACAGCGCCGGCGCGTCGAGCTGGCCCGCATCCTGTTCGCCGCCTCCGAGGCCGGCTCGAACGTCACCCTGCTGCTCGACGAGCCGACCAACCACCTCGACGCCGACTCCATCGTCTGGCTGCGCGACTTCCTGCAGAACCACGCCGGCGGGCTGATCGTCATCAGCCACGACGTCGAGCTGCTCGCCGCCGTGGTCAACCGGGTGTGGTTCCTCGACGCGGTCCGCGCCGAGGTCGACGTCTACAACATGGGCTGGCAGCGCTACCTCGACGCCCGCGCCACCGACGAACAGCGCCGCCGCCGGGAACGCGCCAACGCCGAACGCAAGGCCGCCGCGCTGCGCGCCCAGGCCGCCAAACTCGGCGCCAAGGCGACGAAAGCCGTTGCCGCACAAAACATGCTGCGCCGCGCCGAGCGGATGCTGGCCGCGCTGGACGACGAGCCGGTGGCCGACAAGGTGGCCCGCATCAAGTTCCCGACCCCGGCGCCGTGCGGCAAGGTGCCGCTGGTGGCCAAGGGCCTGACCAAGAACTACGGCTCGCTGGAGGTGTTCAGCGGCGTCGACCTGGCCATCGACCGCGGATCGCGGGTGGTGGTGCTGGGCCTCAACGGCGCCGGCAAGACCACGCTGCTGCGGCTGCTGGCCGGGGTGGAGAAACCCGACGCGGGCATCGTCGAGCCCGGTCACGGGCTGCGGATCGGCTACTTCGCTCAGGAGCACGACACCCTCGACGCCGAGGCGACGGTGTGGGAGAACATCCGCCACGCCGCCCCCGACACCGCCGAACAGGAGCTGCGCGGGTTGTTGGGCGCGTTCATGTTCAGCGGGCCGCAGCTCGACCAGCCCGCCGGCACGCTGTCCGGCGGCGAGAAGACCCGGCTCGCGCTGGCCGGTCTGGTGGCCTCGGCCGCCAATGTGCTGCTGCTCGACGAGCCGACCAACAACCTCGACCCGGCCTCGCGCGAACAGGTGCTCGACGCGCTGCGCAGCTACGAGGGCGCGGTGGTGCTGGTGACCCACGACCCGGGCGCGGCCGAGGCGCTGCGCCCCGAACGCGTGGTGCTGCTGCCCGACGGCACCGAGGATTTCTGGTCCGACGAGTACCGCGAGATCATCGAACTCGCCTGA